A window from Dunckerocampus dactyliophorus isolate RoL2022-P2 chromosome 15, RoL_Ddac_1.1, whole genome shotgun sequence encodes these proteins:
- the prkcq gene encoding protein kinase C theta type yields the protein MSPFLRIGFSNFEMDPGLAYHEEVLSPYCAVYMKEAVDTEKGQVYKQKKPTMYPPWSTTFDAHVHRGRIMHVMVKDRTAELKSEATVVLDSLATRCKKESGKLEMWLDLKPQGRLLMEARYYLEKSDAAEQAEGEPGREGLFALHQRRGAIKQAKIHVVKCHEFSATFFPQPTFCSVCKEFVWGLNKQGYQCRQCNAAIHKKCIDKVIAKCTGSAINSKETMIHKERFKIDMPHRFKVYNYKSPTFCEHCGTLLWGLAKQGLKCEECGMNVHHKCQKKVANLCGVNQKLMAEALALIESKQQAKSTRETDIVGREGPVGVSQPGMIRTLSAIDVNSAASATPASKELQGVSWEGPADTSKPHVDEEEPLYNFPKKDQPKFSIDDFILHKMLGKGSFGKVFLAELKKSGQFFAVKALKKDVVLMDDDVECTMVERRVLSLAWENPFLTHLYCTFQTKENLFFVMEYLNGGDLMFHIQNCHKFDLHRSTFYAAEIVCGLQFLHSRGVIYRDLKLDNVLLDSEGHIKIADFGMCKESMQDESRTSTFCGTPDYIAPEILLGQKYNSSVDWWSFGVLLYEMLIGQSPFHGRDEEELFQSIRTDNPMYPRWLTKDTKDILVKLFVREPEGRLGVKGNIRKHNFFSATDWNALELRQVAPPFRPTLTSPSDCSNFDKEFINEKPRLSCADRTLINSVDQTMFHNFSFVNPGMAHVAVR from the exons AAAAGGGTCAGGTGTACAAGCAGAAGAAGCCCACCATGTACCCCCCTTGGAGCACCACGTTCGACGCGCACGTGCACCGCGGGCGCATCATGCACGTCATGGTGAAGGACCGCACGGCCGAGCTCAAGTCTGAGGCCACCGTCGTGTTGGACTCGCTGGCGACACGCTGCAAGAAGGAAAGCGGCAAGCTGGAGATGTGG TTGGACTTGAAGCCGCAGGGCCGCCTATTAATGGAGGCCAGATATTATCTGGAGAAAAGTG ACGCGGCGGAGCAGGCAGAAGGCGAGCCGGGCCGAGAGGGTCTGTTCGCTCTCCACCAGCGACGCGGCGCCATCAAACAGGCCAAAATTCACGTGGTTAAATGTCACGAGTTCAGCGCCACCTTCTTCCCTCAGCCCACCTTCTGTTCTGTCTGCAAAGAGTTTGTTTG GGGGCTTAACAAGCAAGGTTACCAGTGCAGAC AGTGCAACGCAGCCATCCACAAAAAATGCATCGACAAAGTCATTGCCAAATGCACGGGGTCGGCCATCAACAGCAAGGAGACCATG atccACAAGGAGCGCTTCAAGATTGACATGCCGCACAGGTTCAAAGTGTACAACTACAAGAGTCCCACCTTCTGTGAACACTGTGGGACCCTCCTGTGGGGGCTGGCCAAGCAGGGCCTCAAATGTGAGG AGTGTGGCATGAATGTCCACCACAAGTGTCAGAAGAAAGTGGCCAACTTGTGTGGAGTCAACCAGAAGCTGATGGCAGAAGCTCTGGCCTTAATCGAGAGCAAACAGCAGGCCAAGAGCACCAGAGAAACTGACATTGTTGGTCGGGAAGGTCCAGTAGGTGTCAGCCAGCCGGGAATGATCCGAACTCTGAGTGCAATCGACGTGAATTCAGCTGCTTCAGCGACGCCTGCTAGCAAAG AGTTGCAGGGTGTTTCCTGGGAGGGGCCAGCAGACACCAGCAAGCCGCACGTTGACGAGGAGGAGCCGCTGTACAATTTTCCGAAAAAGGATCAGCCCAAATTTTCCATCGACGACTTTATCCTGCACAAGATGCTCGGAAAGGGCAGCTTTGGCAAG gtgtTTTTAGCCGAGCTGAAAAAGAGCGGGCAGTTTTTTGCTGTCAAGGCTTTGAAGAAGGATGTGGTTCTGATGGACGACGATGTGGAGTGCACCATGGTGGAGAGGAGGGTCCTCTCTTTAGCCTGGGAAAACCCCTTCCTCACGCACTTGTACTGCACCTTCCAGACGAAG GAGAACCTGTTTTTTGTGATGGAGTACCTGAATGGAGGCGATCTCATGTTCCACATCCAGAACTGCCACAAGTTTGACCTGCACAGATCCAC CTTCTATGCGGCTGAGATCGTCTGCGGTCTTCAGTTCCTCCACTCCAGAGGCGTCATTTACAG GGATCTGAAGCTGGACAATGTGCTGCTGGACTCCGAGGGACATATCAAGATCGCAGACTTTGGCATGTGCAAGGAGAGCATGCAGGACGAATCGAGGACATCCACCTTCTGTGGGACACCGGACTACATCGCCCCCGAG ATCCTGCTGGGTCAGAAGTACAACAGCTCAGTTGACTGGTGGTCGTTTGGGGTTCTGCTGTACGAGATGCTCATCGGTCAGTCTCCCTTCCACGGCCGAGACGAGGAGGAGCTCTTTCAGTCCATACGCACGGACAACCCCATGTACCCCCGCTGGCTCACCAAAGACACCAAGGATATCCTGGTCAAG CTGTTTGTCAGAGAGCCTGAGGGGCGTCTGGGAGTGAAGGGGAACATCAGGAAGCACAACTTCTTCAGCGCCACCGACTGGAACGCACTGGAGCTACGGCAGGTGGCACCGCCCTTCAGGCCGACCTTG ACATCGCCCAGCGACTGCAGCAACTTTGATAAAGAGTTCATCAACGAGAAGCCCCGCCTGTCGTGCGCTGACCGGACACTCATCAACAGCGTGGACCAGACCATGTTCCATAACTTCTCCTTTGTCAACCCGGGCATGGCCCACGTGGCAGTGCGCTGA